A single window of Rana temporaria chromosome 1, aRanTem1.1, whole genome shotgun sequence DNA harbors:
- the MOGS gene encoding mannosyl-oligosaccharide glucosidase gives HSYNHLVTTCPGLHQITDVVRGSLRDRFSHPSGGPGNSKRRYFGVDVYNPPPQPGSDHSQVIVHQITMALPFQAEILFESDSFLERSEHLSGKTLTAELERHKEDMAERFRQMFRLEGKGFIPQQVAFAQAALSNMVGGMGYFYGSSLVQSRYNPEPVAYPLAPLFTAVPSRSFFPRGFLWDEGFHLLLIARWNPTLAWQSLGHWLDLINADGWIPREQILGPEARSKVPSEFVVQRDENANPPTLFLALRQLLAGGNVPPEGRQILRRAFPRLQTWYGWFNETQNGPLPHTYRWRGRDRDTLQFLNPKTLTSGLDDYPRASHPSDDERHVDLRCWMALASEVMASICDLLGEDGGRYKESHSALADNSLLDKLHWFERLGAYADYGNHTQNTVLEWERPRPFPGQDPRSVPPPRLIRVVRKAPKLQYVGALGYVSLFPFLLQLLSPDSPKLGRVLDQLRDPDKLWTPYGIRSLSKSSPMYMQRNTEHDPPYWRGPIWINMNYLAVRALHHYSQLEGPHREKATSAYRELRINLIANLYRQYIDTGFLWEQYNDQTGRGQGCHPFTGWSSLVVLIMAEEY, from the coding sequence cacAGTTATAACCACTTGGTGACGACGTGCCCGGGACTCCACCAGATCACGGACGTCGTACGCGGCAGCCTCAGGGACCGGTTCAGTCACCCGTCCGGAGGCCCCGGGAACAGCAAGAGACGTTACTTCGGGGTCGACGTCTACAACCCACCCCCCCAGCCGGGGTCTGACCACTCCCAGGTCATCGTTCACCAGATCACCATGGCCCTCCCCTTCCAGGCCGAGATCCTATTCGAGTCGGACAGTTTTCTGGAGCGCTCGGAGCACCTTTCCGGAAAGACGCTGACCGCCGAGCTGGAGCGGCACAAGGAGGACATGGCCGAGCGGTTCCGGCAGATGTTTCGGCTGGAGGGGAAGGGCTTCATCCCACAGCAGGTGGCTTTCGCTCAGGCCGCCCTTTCCAACATGGTGGGCGGGATGGGCTATTTTTATGGCAGCTCCTTGGTCCAGTCCCGGTACAATCCAGAACCTGTGGCCTATCCGTTGGCTCCCCTCTTCACCGCCGTCCCGTCGCGTTCCTTCTTCCCTCGCGGCTTCCTCTGGGACGAGGGGTTCCACTTGCTGCTGATCGCCCGCTGGAACCCGACTCTGGCCTGGCAGTCTCTGGGTCACTGGCTGGATCTGATCAACGCCGACGGCTGGATCCCGCGGGAGCAGATCCTCGGACCCGAGGCGCGCAGTAAAGTGCCCTCCGAATTTGTCGTCCAGCGGGATGAGAACGCCAACCCTCCCACCTTGTTCCTGGCGTTGCGCCAGCTGCTGGCAGGCGGGAACGTTCCCCCGGAAGGGCGTCAGATTCTTCGGCGGGCGTTTCCTCGCCTCCAGACCTGGTATGGCTGGTTCAACGAGACGCAGAACGGGCCACTTCCGCACACCTACCGATGGCGCGGGCGGGACAGGGACACCCTGCAGTTTCTGAACCCGAAAACGCTGACGTCTGGCCTGGACGATTACCCGCGGGCCTCTCACCCCTCGGACGATGAGCGGCACGTGGACTTGAGGTGCTGGATGGCCTTGGCGTCGGAGGTGATGGCGAGCATCTGCGACCTGCTGGGAGAAGATGGCGGCCGGTACAAGGAGTCGCACTCGGCGCTCGCCGACAATTCCCTCTTAGATAAGCTCCACTGGTTCGAGAGGCTCGGGGCTTACGCCGATTACGGGAACCACACGCAGAACACGGTGCTGGAGTGGGAGCGGCCGCGGCCCTTTCCCGGGCAGGACCCGCGTAGCGTCCCCCCTCCGAGGCTGATTAGGGTGGTGAGGAAGGCCCCGAAGTTGCAGTATGTCGGCGCTCTGGGCTACGTGTCCCTCTTCCCGTTCCTCCTGCAGCTCCTGTCCCCCGACTCCCCCAAACTGGGCCGAGTCCTGGACCAGCTCCGGGACCCCGACAAACTCTGGACGCCGTATGGCATCCGCTCCTTGTCCAAGAGCAGCCCCATGTATATGCAACGCAACACGGAACACGACCCGCCCTACTGGAGGGGCCCCATATGGATCAACATGAACTACCTGGCGGTGAGGGCCCTGCACCACTACAGCCAACTGGAGGGCCCGCACCGGGAGAAGGCCACCAGCGCGTACCGCGAGCTCCGCATCAACCTCATTGCTAATCTGTACCGGCAGTACATAGATACAGGTTTTCTCTGGGAGCAGTATAACGACCAGACAGGCCGAGGGCAGGGGTGTCACCCGTTCACCGGATGGAGCTCCCTGGTCGTCCTGATCATGGCTGAGGAATACTGA